In Halorhabdus tiamatea SARL4B, a genomic segment contains:
- a CDS encoding UvrD-helicase domain-containing protein: MTESTAQVTRLFGGPGSGKTTALLDRVEELLEDDDVDVRDILVVSYTRAAAAEVRERLADRLDVSPRSLKGNVCTMHAKAYELLNLSRGDVVGESDKQEFAEEYGIEYEDQYEGGRRRTARSTTIGNKIIATSQWLQRTSRDVADWYDVPFKWNDEKVRLPPEIDENAQTGNKYTPTWPSDDDRIDVPEVIRAWRAYKGEHGLVGFADMLERVKQRSLLPSVDYLAIDEFQDITTLQYDVYEEWKAHVDRALIAGDDDQVVYAWQGADPNLLLEEEGEDVILDTSHRLPSKILEVVQREVTHIDQRQEKNLSPRKQGGNVEAVRNPSMLDLVRNVRGTVEEDDGTVMVLFRARYQMFQFIDEFIDEGIPFRTMTDQRMWTDRLTDYVNGIEALAADEPLTALQGRRLADMLEDTAFGTGERDDLFDDLEDRQEAADTDDLTEIEIEPDLIRDHAPFLPEPPAAADMVRKVTSFQEQTIDAYFAGDYEGMDPGRVRLGTIHSAKGREADHVFVATDLTEKVVEQMAATVERNGIDVPGIDEFTKHTDPVPTLTDNERRVFYVGLSRARERLVVLENLVSGAPTLPIDVLLHNEPSEDPEAALASILGEEAAAVH; the protein is encoded by the coding sequence ATGACCGAATCGACGGCCCAGGTGACCCGCCTGTTCGGCGGGCCTGGCAGCGGGAAGACGACGGCGTTACTCGACCGGGTCGAGGAACTCTTAGAAGACGACGACGTAGACGTCCGGGACATCCTCGTCGTCTCGTATACGCGAGCGGCCGCCGCGGAGGTTCGTGAACGACTCGCCGACCGACTCGACGTCTCGCCGCGCTCGCTGAAGGGGAACGTCTGTACGATGCACGCCAAAGCCTACGAGCTGTTGAACCTCTCGCGGGGGGACGTCGTGGGCGAGTCAGACAAACAGGAGTTCGCCGAGGAGTACGGCATCGAGTACGAGGACCAGTACGAGGGTGGCCGACGGCGGACCGCGCGCTCGACGACGATCGGCAACAAGATCATCGCCACGAGCCAGTGGCTCCAGCGGACCAGTCGCGACGTCGCCGACTGGTACGACGTCCCCTTCAAGTGGAACGACGAGAAGGTCCGCCTGCCGCCCGAGATCGACGAGAACGCCCAGACGGGCAACAAGTACACGCCGACGTGGCCCAGCGACGACGATCGGATCGACGTCCCGGAGGTCATCCGCGCCTGGCGAGCGTACAAGGGTGAACACGGCCTCGTCGGGTTCGCCGACATGCTCGAACGCGTCAAGCAGCGCTCGCTGCTGCCCAGCGTCGATTACCTCGCGATCGACGAGTTCCAGGACATCACGACGCTGCAGTACGACGTCTACGAGGAATGGAAGGCCCACGTCGATCGCGCGCTCATCGCGGGCGACGACGACCAGGTCGTCTACGCCTGGCAGGGGGCCGACCCCAACCTGCTCTTAGAGGAGGAGGGCGAGGACGTCATCCTCGATACCTCCCATCGGCTCCCCTCGAAGATCCTCGAGGTCGTCCAGCGCGAGGTCACCCACATCGATCAGCGCCAGGAGAAGAACCTCTCGCCGCGCAAGCAGGGGGGCAACGTCGAGGCCGTTCGGAACCCCTCGATGCTCGATCTCGTCCGGAACGTCCGTGGGACCGTCGAGGAGGACGACGGCACCGTCATGGTGTTGTTCCGGGCGCGCTACCAGATGTTCCAGTTCATCGACGAGTTTATCGACGAGGGCATCCCCTTCCGGACGATGACCGATCAGCGGATGTGGACCGACCGCCTCACTGATTACGTCAACGGGATCGAGGCGCTCGCGGCGGACGAACCGTTGACGGCCTTGCAGGGCCGTCGTCTGGCGGACATGCTCGAAGACACGGCCTTCGGGACCGGCGAGCGTGACGACCTCTTCGACGACCTCGAAGACCGCCAGGAAGCAGCCGACACGGACGACCTCACCGAGATCGAGATCGAGCCTGATCTCATCCGCGACCACGCCCCGTTCCTCCCGGAACCGCCGGCCGCCGCCGACATGGTCCGGAAGGTCACCAGCTTTCAGGAACAGACCATCGACGCGTACTTCGCCGGCGACTACGAGGGCATGGACCCCGGGCGCGTTCGCCTCGGCACCATCCACAGCGCGAAGGGGCGGGAGGCCGATCACGTCTTCGTCGCGACCGACCTCACCGAGAAGGTCGTCGAGCAGATGGCCGCGACCGTCGAGCGCAACGGGATCGACGTCCCCGGCATCGACGAGTTCACCAAACACACGGATCCGGTGCCGACGCTGACCGACAACGAGCGCCGGGTCTTCTACGTCGGACTCTCTCGCGCCCGCGAGCGACTCGTCGTCCTCGAAAACCTCGTCAGCGGCGCGCCGACGCTGCCCATCGACGTCCTGTTGCACAACGAGCCCAGCGAGGACCCCGAGGCGGCGCTCGCGTCGATCCTCGGCGAGGAAGCTGCGGCCGTCCACTGA
- a CDS encoding ATP synthase subunit A, translating into MSQATTSDVREDGVIESVSGPVVTATGLQARMNDVVRVGEEGLMGEIIEIEGDLTTIQVYEETSGVAPGGPVESTGAPLSVDLGPGLLDNIYDGVQRPLEGLEDRMNSAFLDRGVDAPGIDLEKTWEFTPEVAEGDEVTAGDIIGTVPETESIDHKVMVPPDSDGGEVVEAKKGNFTVEETVVELDSGEEIQMRQEWPVRQARPAGDKETPTDPLVTGQRILDGLFPVAKGGTAAIPGPFGSGKTVTQHQLAKWADADIVVYVGCGERGNEMTEVIEDFPELEDPVTGKPLMSRTSLIANTSNMPVAARESSVYTGITMAEYYRDMGYDVALMADSTSRWAEALREISSRLEEMPGEEGYPAYLGARLSEFYERAGYYQNANGTEGSVTVVGAVSPPGGDFSEPVTQNTLRIVKTFWALDADLADRRHFPAINWDESYSLYRDQLDPWFESEVADDWAEIRQWVIDVLDEESDLQEIVQLVGQDALPADQQLTLEVARYIRESYLQQNALHDVDTYCEPAKTYRMMQAIKTFNDEAFDALDAGVPVDEITDIDAAPRLNRIGTTAEYEDFVAELEDDIAEQLRGTYQ; encoded by the coding sequence ATGAGTCAAGCGACAACGTCCGACGTCCGTGAAGACGGCGTCATCGAGAGCGTGAGCGGTCCCGTCGTCACGGCGACGGGCCTGCAGGCCCGGATGAACGACGTAGTTCGCGTCGGCGAGGAGGGCCTGATGGGAGAGATCATCGAGATCGAGGGAGACCTGACGACGATTCAGGTCTACGAGGAGACCTCCGGCGTCGCGCCGGGCGGCCCCGTCGAGAGTACGGGCGCACCGCTATCGGTCGACCTCGGCCCCGGCCTGCTGGACAACATCTACGACGGTGTCCAGCGCCCCCTCGAAGGACTCGAAGATCGGATGAACTCGGCGTTCTTAGACCGCGGGGTCGACGCGCCGGGGATCGATCTGGAGAAGACCTGGGAGTTCACCCCCGAGGTCGCGGAAGGTGACGAAGTCACCGCCGGCGACATCATCGGGACCGTTCCCGAGACCGAGAGCATCGATCACAAAGTGATGGTACCGCCCGACTCCGACGGCGGCGAGGTCGTCGAGGCGAAGAAGGGCAACTTCACCGTCGAGGAGACGGTCGTCGAACTCGACTCCGGCGAGGAGATCCAGATGCGCCAGGAGTGGCCGGTCCGGCAGGCCCGGCCCGCCGGCGACAAGGAGACGCCGACCGATCCGCTGGTAACGGGCCAGCGTATCCTCGACGGCCTCTTCCCCGTCGCGAAGGGTGGGACGGCCGCGATTCCGGGGCCCTTCGGCTCCGGGAAGACGGTCACCCAGCACCAGCTCGCCAAGTGGGCCGACGCGGACATCGTCGTCTACGTCGGGTGTGGCGAGCGTGGTAACGAGATGACCGAGGTCATCGAAGACTTCCCCGAACTCGAGGACCCGGTGACCGGCAAGCCGCTGATGAGCCGGACGAGCCTGATCGCCAACACGTCGAACATGCCCGTCGCGGCGCGTGAATCGTCGGTGTACACCGGCATCACGATGGCCGAGTACTACCGGGACATGGGCTACGACGTCGCGCTGATGGCCGACTCCACCTCGCGGTGGGCCGAGGCCCTCCGAGAGATCTCCTCGCGACTCGAGGAGATGCCCGGGGAGGAGGGGTATCCCGCCTATCTCGGGGCTCGCCTCAGCGAGTTCTACGAGCGGGCCGGCTACTACCAGAACGCCAACGGCACCGAGGGATCGGTCACCGTGGTCGGCGCAGTCTCGCCGCCGGGCGGTGACTTCTCGGAGCCGGTGACCCAGAACACGCTGCGGATCGTCAAGACCTTCTGGGCGCTGGACGCCGACCTGGCTGACAGGCGGCACTTCCCGGCGATCAACTGGGACGAGTCCTATTCGCTGTATCGCGATCAGCTCGATCCGTGGTTCGAATCTGAGGTCGCCGACGACTGGGCCGAGATCCGCCAGTGGGTCATCGACGTCCTCGACGAGGAGAGCGACCTCCAGGAGATCGTCCAGCTGGTCGGCCAGGACGCGCTACCGGCAGACCAGCAGTTGACACTCGAGGTCGCCCGGTACATCCGGGAGTCCTATCTCCAGCAGAACGCCCTGCACGACGTCGACACCTACTGTGAGCCCGCGAAGACCTACCGGATGATGCAGGCGATCAAGACGTTCAACGACGAGGCCTTCGACGCGCTGGACGCGGGCGTGCCGGTCGACGAGATCACGGACATCGACGCCGCGCCGCGGCTCAACCGGATCGGCACGACCGCCGAATACGAGGACTTCGTCGCCGAACTCGAAGACGACATCGCGGAGCAACTCAGGGGGACCTACCAATGA
- a CDS encoding Brp/Blh family beta-carotene 15,15'-dioxygenase — MHPTASRDGIDGAVAARLGSFLRWAGWLPLVALAVVVPLLAPLPASVRYLPLVASVAIFGLPHGALDYVALPRALSGRVDARGLAIVGVLYAVLGGAYLVAWVVVPVPAAVGFIALTWFHWGQGELFVLRDAFGGSHLEDRTQQALTMVVRGGLPMAVPLVGFPDRYRAVLETFVEPFGGSIGSAWLFEPGGRVAVAVGFGLVTVLTLWRGWRLADGQADGAGWRLDATETALLWAFFLLVEPVLAVGIYFCLWHSLRHIVRVGLLDRRTASSLSAGEWLKPAGRLAVEALPTTVAAGGLLWALYVVTPASEGLAGAIGVYLVGIAVLTLPHVVIVTWIDLKQEFW; from the coding sequence GTGCACCCGACGGCCAGCCGAGACGGGATCGACGGGGCGGTAGCCGCCAGGCTCGGGTCGTTTCTCCGGTGGGCCGGTTGGCTGCCGTTGGTCGCACTCGCCGTCGTCGTGCCACTCCTCGCCCCGCTGCCGGCGTCCGTCCGCTACCTGCCGCTTGTCGCCAGCGTCGCGATCTTCGGCCTGCCCCACGGCGCGCTGGACTACGTGGCCCTTCCGAGAGCGCTGTCCGGCCGGGTCGACGCCCGGGGACTCGCGATCGTCGGCGTCCTCTATGCGGTCCTGGGTGGGGCCTACCTCGTGGCGTGGGTGGTCGTGCCCGTCCCGGCCGCCGTGGGGTTCATCGCGCTGACGTGGTTCCACTGGGGCCAGGGCGAGTTGTTCGTCCTCCGGGACGCCTTCGGCGGGAGCCATCTCGAGGATCGCACCCAGCAGGCGCTGACGATGGTGGTCCGCGGCGGGTTGCCGATGGCGGTCCCGCTGGTGGGCTTTCCCGACCGGTATCGTGCCGTCCTCGAAACCTTCGTCGAGCCCTTCGGCGGGTCGATCGGGTCGGCGTGGCTGTTCGAACCCGGCGGTCGGGTGGCCGTGGCGGTGGGGTTCGGACTTGTGACCGTGCTGACGCTGTGGCGCGGGTGGCGGCTGGCGGACGGGCAGGCGGACGGGGCCGGCTGGCGACTCGACGCCACCGAGACGGCACTGTTGTGGGCGTTCTTCCTTCTCGTCGAGCCAGTCCTGGCTGTGGGGATCTACTTCTGTCTGTGGCACTCCCTGCGCCACATCGTCCGGGTAGGGTTGCTGGATCGGCGGACGGCGTCTTCGCTTTCGGCTGGCGAGTGGCTGAAGCCTGCCGGTCGGCTGGCGGTTGAGGCGCTGCCGACGACGGTGGCCGCGGGCGGGCTGTTGTGGGCACTGTACGTCGTGACGCCAGCGAGCGAGGGGCTTGCCGGCGCGATCGGCGTCTATCTCGTGGGCATCGCCGTCCTGACGCTCCCTCACGTGGTGATCGTCACCTGGATCGATCTGAAACAAGAGTTCTGGTGA
- a CDS encoding V-type ATP synthase subunit F translates to MSKEIAVIGSADFTTGFRLAGIRKFATIPNDPETGEVEEAVTSMLEDDDVGIIVMHDPDIDVLSRSVRERLETSVDPVLVTLGGGAGSGGLRDQIKRAVGIDLMEED, encoded by the coding sequence ATGAGCAAAGAGATCGCAGTCATCGGCAGTGCGGATTTCACGACCGGGTTCAGACTCGCTGGCATCCGGAAGTTCGCCACGATCCCGAACGACCCCGAGACCGGGGAAGTCGAGGAGGCAGTCACCTCGATGCTCGAAGACGACGACGTCGGCATCATCGTGATGCACGACCCGGACATCGACGTCCTCTCGCGGTCCGTCCGCGAACGTCTCGAAACGAGCGTCGATCCGGTGTTGGTGACGCTGGGCGGCGGAGCCGGGAGTGGTGGACTGCGCGATCAGATCAAACGAGCGGTCGGTATCGACCTGATGGAGGAAGACTAA
- a CDS encoding V-type ATP synthase subunit B: MKEYQTITEISGPLVFVETDEPIGYDEIVEIEVGDGDTRRGQVLESTSDHVAIQVFESTQGIDRDSSVRFLGETMKMPVTEDLLGRVLDGTGRPIDGGPDIVPDERQDIVGAAINPFSREYPREFIQTGISAIDGMNTLVRGQKLPLFSGSGLPHNELALQIARQAEVPEEDDDEDSEFAVIFAAMGITAEEANEFMDDFERTGALERSVVFMNLADDPAVERTITPRLALTTAEYLAFEKGYHVLTIMTDMTNYCEALREIGAAREEVPGRRGYPGYMYTDLANLYERAGRIEGVEGSITQIPILTMPSDDDTHPIPDLTGYITEGQIYVDRGLNSQGVRPPIYVPTSLSRLMDEGIGEGLTREDHGDVQSQLYAAYAEAEDLRDLVNIVGREALSERDNKYLDFGDRFESEFVNQGYNTARSIEETLDIAWDLLSMLPEEELNRIDEEFIAEYYDAGESEAYAEADD; this comes from the coding sequence ATGAAAGAGTATCAGACGATCACCGAGATCAGCGGTCCGCTCGTGTTCGTCGAGACCGACGAGCCGATCGGCTACGACGAGATCGTCGAGATCGAGGTCGGCGACGGCGACACCCGCCGCGGGCAGGTGCTCGAATCGACCAGCGATCACGTCGCGATCCAGGTCTTCGAGAGCACGCAGGGGATCGACCGGGACAGTTCGGTCCGGTTCCTCGGCGAGACGATGAAGATGCCCGTCACCGAGGATCTGCTCGGCCGAGTGCTGGACGGGACCGGCCGGCCGATCGACGGCGGGCCGGACATCGTGCCCGACGAGCGCCAGGACATCGTCGGCGCGGCGATCAATCCCTTCTCCCGGGAGTACCCCCGGGAGTTCATCCAGACGGGGATCTCCGCCATCGACGGCATGAACACCCTCGTCCGGGGCCAGAAGCTGCCGCTGTTCTCCGGGTCGGGGCTGCCCCACAACGAACTCGCCCTCCAGATCGCCCGCCAGGCCGAGGTGCCTGAAGAGGACGACGACGAGGACAGCGAGTTCGCCGTGATCTTCGCGGCGATGGGGATCACCGCCGAGGAGGCCAACGAGTTCATGGACGACTTCGAGCGCACCGGCGCACTCGAACGCTCGGTCGTCTTCATGAACCTCGCAGACGACCCCGCGGTCGAGCGGACGATCACGCCGCGGCTGGCGCTGACCACCGCGGAGTACCTGGCCTTCGAGAAGGGGTATCACGTCCTGACGATCATGACGGACATGACCAACTACTGTGAGGCCCTCCGGGAGATCGGGGCCGCCCGCGAGGAAGTCCCGGGTCGCCGGGGCTACCCCGGGTACATGTACACCGACCTGGCGAACCTCTACGAACGCGCGGGTCGGATCGAGGGCGTCGAGGGGTCGATCACCCAGATCCCGATCCTCACGATGCCCAGCGACGACGACACCCACCCGATCCCGGACCTCACCGGGTACATCACCGAGGGACAGATCTACGTCGACCGTGGCCTCAACAGCCAGGGCGTCCGGCCGCCGATCTACGTCCCGACCTCGCTGTCGCGGCTCATGGACGAGGGGATCGGCGAGGGACTGACCCGCGAGGACCACGGCGACGTCCAGTCACAGCTGTACGCGGCCTACGCCGAGGCCGAGGACCTGCGTGACCTGGTGAACATCGTCGGTCGCGAGGCCCTCTCCGAGCGTGACAACAAGTATCTGGACTTCGGCGACCGCTTCGAGAGCGAGTTCGTCAACCAGGGCTACAACACCGCCCGCTCGATCGAGGAGACGCTGGACATCGCCTGGGACCTGCTCTCGATGCTCCCCGAGGAGGAACTCAACCGGATCGACGAGGAGTTCATCGCGGAGTACTACGACGCTGGCGAGAGCGAGGCCTACGCCGAGGCAGACGACTGA
- a CDS encoding ABC transporter ATP-binding protein, giving the protein MKDREHTDESVAVSVSGLTKTYTGEDGDVMAVDGVSFDIPSGQVVGLLGPNGAGKTTTVKAILGLVTPTSGTVSVHGIPVHEERSRAYTRVSAVLEGARNVYWRLTVRENLAFFAGLQGIDPKTRRAEHDDIIETLGLEAKADEPVRNLSRGMKQKVAFGCTLARETPTLFLDEPMLGLDVTTTRDLETEIRRLARQEDKTIVLTSHDMDVIQAVCDRVIVLDGGRVIADDSVENLLDAFEAQTYRVRIDGGPAKGLRETLAERFRVLDWDTDTDTTTFELALTDSDEFFACVNVLDEANVSVQTFTEIEPNLEDIFVDLVETTEAPLLEVPQ; this is encoded by the coding sequence ATGAAAGATAGAGAACACACCGATGAGTCGGTTGCTGTCTCGGTCTCGGGGTTGACAAAGACGTACACGGGCGAGGACGGCGACGTCATGGCAGTCGATGGTGTCTCCTTCGATATTCCGTCCGGCCAAGTCGTCGGCCTTCTCGGACCGAACGGGGCCGGAAAGACGACGACCGTCAAGGCAATTCTCGGATTGGTAACGCCGACATCCGGGACCGTATCCGTCCACGGCATTCCAGTCCACGAGGAGCGCTCGCGCGCGTACACACGGGTCAGTGCAGTTCTGGAAGGGGCTCGAAACGTCTACTGGCGGTTGACTGTTCGCGAGAACCTCGCGTTTTTCGCCGGGTTACAGGGAATCGATCCGAAGACGCGACGCGCCGAACACGACGACATCATCGAGACGCTCGGGCTGGAAGCGAAAGCGGACGAGCCCGTGCGTAACCTCTCGCGGGGGATGAAACAAAAGGTCGCGTTCGGCTGTACGCTCGCTCGCGAGACACCGACGCTCTTTCTCGACGAGCCGATGCTCGGACTCGACGTCACCACCACCCGCGACCTCGAGACGGAGATTCGCCGTCTCGCCCGGCAAGAAGACAAGACGATCGTGCTTACGAGTCACGATATGGACGTCATTCAAGCCGTCTGTGACCGCGTTATCGTTCTCGATGGCGGCAGGGTGATCGCGGACGACTCCGTCGAGAACCTCCTCGACGCCTTCGAAGCACAGACGTACCGCGTTCGTATCGACGGTGGCCCGGCGAAGGGGCTTCGAGAGACACTCGCCGAGCGCTTCCGGGTGTTAGATTGGGACACGGATACGGACACGACCACGTTCGAACTTGCACTCACAGACAGCGACGAGTTCTTTGCGTGTGTGAACGTTCTGGACGAGGCGAACGTCTCAGTCCAGACGTTCACCGAGATCGAACCTAATCTGGAGGACATTTTCGTCGACCTCGTTGAGACGACTGAAGCCCCACTTCTTGAGGTGCCACAATGA
- a CDS encoding V-type ATP synthase subunit D has protein sequence MAQDVKPTRKNLMQIEDRIELSERGHDTLEQKRDGLIMEFMDILDQAQNVRADLEETYDRAQDRIDMARAMEGDVTVRGAAAALKEHPEITTQSKNIMGVVVPQIESTKVRKSLDERGYGVLGTSARIDEVAEAYEELLEQIILAAEVETAMKELLDEIETTKRRVNALEFTLLPNLRESQDYIEQKLEEQEREEIFRMKKIKSKKEEAEKAEREAREDAESATA, from the coding sequence ATGGCCCAGGACGTCAAGCCGACCCGAAAGAACCTCATGCAGATCGAGGACCGGATCGAACTCTCCGAACGGGGCCACGACACGCTCGAACAGAAGCGTGACGGCCTCATCATGGAGTTCATGGACATCCTCGACCAGGCCCAGAACGTCCGTGCGGACCTCGAGGAGACCTACGACCGCGCCCAGGATCGCATCGACATGGCCCGCGCGATGGAGGGCGACGTCACGGTGCGTGGCGCGGCCGCGGCACTCAAGGAACACCCCGAGATCACCACCCAGTCGAAGAACATCATGGGCGTCGTCGTCCCCCAGATCGAATCGACGAAGGTGCGCAAGAGTCTGGACGAACGCGGCTACGGCGTCCTCGGGACGAGCGCCCGGATCGACGAGGTCGCCGAAGCCTACGAGGAACTCCTAGAGCAGATCATCCTCGCCGCCGAGGTCGAGACCGCGATGAAGGAACTCCTCGACGAGATCGAAACCACGAAGCGGCGGGTCAACGCTCTGGAGTTCACCCTGCTTCCCAACCTCAGGGAGAGCCAGGACTACATCGAACAGAAACTCGAAGAGCAGGAACGCGAGGAGATCTTCCGGATGAAGAAGATCAAGTCCAAAAAGGAAGAAGCCGAGAAAGCCGAGCGGGAAGCCCGCGAGGACGCCGAGTCCGCGACGGCGTAA
- a CDS encoding RNA ligase: MGDDRDWATVLGVPDEDREDILGAFDASVFEGRRYRHLTDARHGIERGTAIVDGRVVRGFPSIPRTLVLDPGIAEHFDGRLTVEEKRNGYNVRVARIDGDVLGFTRGGYICPYTTSKVRELLDPDSFFEAHPGLMLCGELIGPENPYTPHEYPEVESAAFEVFDIRDRESGRPLAVDRRREFCERHDLAMVPNFGEYDPAEATDAVREVIGDLDREGKEGVVLQSMDGTRQLKYTTSATHRADLEHAFSLPFDYGRDFVFPRILREVFQAVELDRTNGESRQRAQELGEAILLPAIEAVRAVERGETVGEDHTVRGDPDAIEALLSHLREMGITLEIQRDRRVGDERAVSFVKVSQATRDNVENYLDGQLIDE; this comes from the coding sequence ATGGGCGACGATCGCGACTGGGCGACCGTGCTTGGCGTCCCGGACGAGGACCGCGAGGACATCCTCGGGGCCTTTGACGCGTCCGTCTTCGAGGGACGACGCTACCGCCACCTCACGGACGCCCGCCACGGGATCGAGCGCGGGACGGCGATCGTCGATGGGCGCGTCGTCCGTGGCTTCCCCTCGATCCCGCGAACGCTGGTACTCGACCCGGGCATCGCCGAGCACTTCGACGGGCGGCTCACGGTCGAGGAGAAGCGCAACGGCTACAACGTCCGCGTCGCCCGGATCGACGGCGACGTCCTCGGGTTCACTCGCGGGGGCTATATCTGTCCGTACACCACCAGCAAGGTGAGAGAGCTGCTCGATCCCGACTCGTTCTTCGAAGCGCATCCCGGGCTGATGCTCTGTGGCGAGTTGATCGGCCCGGAGAACCCATACACGCCACACGAGTATCCCGAAGTCGAGTCCGCGGCTTTCGAGGTGTTCGACATCCGCGACCGGGAGAGTGGTCGACCACTGGCGGTTGATCGACGGCGGGAGTTCTGTGAGCGCCACGACCTGGCGATGGTCCCCAATTTCGGCGAGTACGATCCGGCGGAGGCGACCGACGCCGTCCGCGAGGTGATCGGCGACCTGGACCGCGAGGGAAAAGAGGGGGTCGTGTTGCAGTCGATGGACGGTACCCGGCAGCTGAAGTACACCACGTCGGCGACGCATCGAGCCGATCTGGAACACGCGTTCTCGCTCCCCTTCGACTACGGTCGAGATTTCGTCTTCCCGCGGATCCTCAGGGAGGTGTTTCAGGCCGTCGAGCTGGATCGAACAAACGGCGAGTCCCGCCAGCGCGCCCAGGAACTCGGGGAGGCGATCCTCCTGCCCGCGATCGAAGCCGTCCGGGCGGTCGAACGCGGCGAGACCGTCGGCGAGGACCACACCGTCCGGGGTGACCCCGATGCGATCGAGGCACTGCTCTCGCACTTGCGGGAAATGGGTATCACACTCGAAATCCAGCGGGACCGCCGGGTGGGTGACGAACGTGCCGTCTCGTTCGTCAAAGTCTCGCAGGCGACGCGGGACAACGTCGAAAACTACCTCGACGGACAGTTGATCGACGAGTGA